In Streptococcus dysgalactiae subsp. dysgalactiae, the following are encoded in one genomic region:
- the lysS gene encoding lysine--tRNA ligase has protein sequence MSNQHIEELNDQQIVRREKMTALAEQGIDPFGKRFDRTANSAELKEKYSDKTKEDLHELNKTAIVAGRLMTKRGKGKVGFAHLQDREGQIQLYVRKDSVGEDNYEIFKKADLGDFLGVEGEIMRTDMGELSIKATKLTHLSKSLRPLPEKFHGLTDIETIYRKRHLDLISNRESFNRFVTRSKMISEIRRYLDGLDFLEVETPVLHNEAGGAAARPFVTHHNAQNIDMVLRIATELHLKRLIVGGMERVYEIGRIFRNEGMDATHNPEFTSIEVYQAYADYLDIMNLTEGIIQHAAKAVKGDGPIDYQGTEIRINEPFKRVHMVDAIKEVTGVDFWPEMTVEEAIALAKEKQVPLEKHFTSVGHIINAFFEEFVEETLIQPTFVFGHPVEVSPLAKKNPKDARFTDRFELFIMTKEYANAFTELNDPIDQLSRFEAQAQAKELGDDEATGIDYDFVEALEYGMPPTGGLGIGIDRLCMLLTNTTTIRDVLLFPTMKP, from the coding sequence ATGTCTAATCAACACATCGAAGAATTAAATGACCAACAGATTGTCCGCCGTGAAAAAATGACGGCGCTGGCTGAACAAGGAATTGATCCTTTCGGTAAACGCTTTGACCGCACAGCCAACTCTGCTGAATTAAAAGAAAAGTATTCTGACAAAACAAAAGAAGACTTACATGAGCTAAACAAAACAGCTATCGTGGCTGGTCGTTTGATGACTAAACGTGGTAAAGGTAAGGTTGGATTCGCTCATCTTCAAGACCGTGAAGGGCAGATCCAACTTTATGTTCGTAAGGATTCTGTTGGCGAAGACAACTATGAAATTTTCAAAAAAGCTGACCTAGGAGACTTTCTTGGCGTTGAGGGAGAAATTATGCGGACTGATATGGGGGAACTCTCCATCAAGGCAACCAAGTTGACTCACCTTTCTAAGTCTCTTCGACCTCTTCCTGAAAAATTCCACGGATTAACTGATATTGAAACCATTTACCGTAAGCGTCACCTTGATTTAATTTCAAATCGTGAAAGCTTTAACCGCTTCGTGACCCGTTCCAAAATGATTTCAGAAATCCGTCGTTATTTAGACGGACTTGATTTCCTAGAAGTAGAAACGCCTGTGCTTCATAACGAAGCTGGTGGTGCTGCTGCTCGTCCTTTCGTTACTCACCATAATGCTCAAAACATTGATATGGTGCTTCGTATCGCAACAGAACTTCATTTGAAACGTTTGATTGTTGGTGGTATGGAACGTGTTTATGAAATTGGTCGTATCTTCCGTAACGAGGGAATGGATGCCACTCATAATCCTGAGTTCACTTCTATCGAGGTTTACCAAGCTTACGCAGATTACCTTGACATCATGAACTTGACAGAAGGCATAATCCAACATGCCGCTAAAGCTGTTAAAGGTGATGGGCCTATTGATTATCAAGGAACTGAAATTCGTATCAATGAACCTTTCAAACGTGTCCACATGGTAGATGCTATCAAGGAAGTGACGGGTGTTGATTTCTGGCCTGAAATGACTGTCGAAGAAGCTATTGCACTTGCCAAAGAAAAACAGGTTCCACTCGAAAAACACTTCACAAGTGTTGGACATATCATCAATGCTTTCTTCGAAGAATTCGTTGAAGAAACCTTAATCCAACCAACCTTTGTCTTTGGTCATCCTGTTGAAGTATCACCTTTGGCTAAGAAGAATCCTAAAGACGCCCGCTTCACCGACCGCTTCGAACTTTTCATCATGACCAAAGAATACGCGAATGCTTTCACAGAGTTAAATGATCCAATTGACCAATTATCTCGTTTTGAAGCACAAGCACAAGCCAAAGAACTTGGTGATGACGAAGCAACTGGCATTGACTACGACTTCGTTGAAGCCCTTGAATATGGTATGCCGCCAACTGGTGGACTTGGAATTGGTATTGACCGTCTCTGCATGTTGTTAACAAACACAACAACTATCCGAGATGTGCTACTTTTCCCAACCATGAAACCTTAA
- a CDS encoding HAD family hydrolase: MITAIVFDVDDTIYDQQAPYRIAMEKCFPDFDMSVMNQAYIRFRHYSDVGFPRVMAGEWTTEHFRFWRCKETLLEFGYREIDEATGVHFQEVYEHELENITMLDEMRMTLDFLKSKNVPMGIITNGPTEHQLKKVRKLGLYDYIDPKRVIVSQATGFQKPEKEIFNLAAEQFDMNPQTTLYVGDSYDNDIMGAFNGGWHSMWFNHRGRQLKPGTKPVYDVAIDNFEQLFGAVKVLFDLPDNKFIFDVNDKKNPILQMGINNGLMMAAERLLESNMSIDKVVILLRLTKQQERVLRLKYAR, translated from the coding sequence ATGATTACTGCTATTGTTTTTGATGTAGATGACACAATTTACGACCAGCAAGCGCCTTATCGAATCGCCATGGAAAAGTGCTTCCCAGATTTTGATATGTCAGTAATGAATCAAGCTTATATTCGCTTTCGTCACTATTCAGATGTTGGATTTCCAAGAGTAATGGCAGGGGAGTGGACGACCGAACATTTCCGATTCTGGCGTTGTAAAGAAACACTACTTGAGTTTGGCTATAGAGAAATCGATGAAGCTACGGGAGTGCATTTTCAAGAGGTCTATGAACACGAGCTTGAGAATATTACCATGTTAGACGAGATGCGCATGACCTTGGATTTCTTAAAATCAAAGAATGTTCCAATGGGGATTATTACTAATGGGCCAACAGAACATCAGCTGAAAAAAGTTCGTAAATTAGGGCTTTATGATTATATTGATCCTAAGCGTGTCATTGTGAGCCAAGCAACAGGGTTTCAAAAACCAGAAAAAGAAATTTTTAACCTGGCGGCAGAACAGTTTGACATGAACCCACAAACCACACTATATGTTGGGGATTCTTATGACAATGATATCATGGGGGCTTTTAATGGTGGGTGGCATTCGATGTGGTTTAACCATAGAGGACGTCAGTTAAAGCCAGGAACTAAGCCTGTTTATGATGTGGCAATTGATAACTTTGAACAACTCTTTGGTGCTGTTAAGGTTCTCTTTGATTTGCCAGATAATAAATTTATTTTTGATGTCAATGACAAGAAAAATCCAATTTTACAGATGGGTATCAACAATGGTTTGATGATGGCAGCAGAGCGTTTGCTTGAAAGCAACATGAGCATTGACAAGGTGGTTATCTTGCTTCGATTAACCAAGCAACAAGAAAGGGTTTTGCGCTTAAAATATGCCAGATAA
- a CDS encoding histidine phosphatase family protein has translation MKLYFVRHGKTLWNLEGRFQGAGGDSPLLEESKDEIRLLGKSLSKISFDAVYTSDLPRAMATAAIILDSFDQEPILYHTNQLREWRLGKLEEAKIATMTAIYPQQISAFRHNLAQFKPHQFEAESIYKTTHRVWQLIQSFGCKNYHNVLIVGHGANLTASIRSLLGFEPALLLAKDGLDNASLTILETKNGQDFQCLKWNDKSFTE, from the coding sequence ATGAAATTATATTTTGTAAGACATGGTAAAACCCTCTGGAATTTGGAAGGGCGCTTTCAGGGAGCTGGCGGTGACTCACCCCTACTTGAAGAATCCAAAGACGAGATTCGCTTATTAGGAAAGTCGCTATCAAAAATTTCCTTTGATGCTGTCTATACCAGTGACCTTCCTAGAGCGATGGCTACGGCAGCCATTATTTTGGACTCTTTTGACCAAGAGCCTATCCTTTACCATACTAATCAACTTCGGGAGTGGCGATTAGGCAAATTGGAAGAGGCAAAGATAGCCACTATGACAGCTATTTATCCTCAACAGATATCAGCTTTTCGTCATAATTTAGCCCAATTCAAACCGCATCAATTTGAAGCAGAATCCATCTACAAGACCACGCATCGGGTGTGGCAACTGATTCAATCATTTGGTTGCAAAAACTATCATAATGTCCTTATTGTGGGACATGGAGCCAATTTAACTGCTAGTATTCGGTCACTCTTAGGTTTCGAACCCGCTTTACTGTTGGCCAAAGATGGATTGGACAATGCTAGTTTAACCATACTTGAAACCAAGAATGGTCAAGACTTTCAGTGCTTAAAGTGGAACGATAAATCCTTTACAGAATAA
- a CDS encoding YccF domain-containing protein, whose translation MRTVANMIWFIFSGFWAWLAWSFIGILLCLTVIGIPFGLQCFKIGNFGLFPFGKTIDIGTGTDSLILNLLWMLICGWSLAVMHLTSALLLCISIIGIPFAGQCLKLALISLFPFGARITYL comes from the coding sequence ATGAGAACTGTTGCAAATATGATTTGGTTTATCTTTTCTGGTTTTTGGGCTTGGTTGGCCTGGTCTTTTATCGGTATTTTGCTGTGCTTAACGGTTATTGGTATCCCTTTTGGCCTTCAATGCTTTAAAATCGGCAATTTTGGGTTATTTCCTTTCGGTAAAACTATCGACATCGGTACAGGAACTGATAGCCTCATCTTAAATCTCCTCTGGATGTTAATCTGTGGTTGGAGCCTAGCGGTGATGCACCTTACCTCTGCTCTTTTACTCTGTATTTCCATTATCGGCATTCCTTTTGCAGGTCAGTGTCTCAAGTTAGCTCTCATCAGTCTCTTTCCTTTTGGTGCTCGAATCACTTACCTTTAA
- a CDS encoding aminoacyl-tRNA deacylase: MAKKTKRKKTLVEQILDKAHIAHQGLSLNALEGDLPSGIQASDIYKTLALIGDKTGPLIGIIPLTEHLSEKQLAKVSGNKKVAMIPQKDLQKTTGYVHGANNPVGIRQKHSFPIFIDETALEKGQMIVSAGEIGRSFQIDSHTLADFVGASFADLKEKK; the protein is encoded by the coding sequence ATGGCTAAAAAAACAAAACGCAAAAAAACATTAGTGGAACAAATATTAGATAAGGCTCACATCGCTCACCAGGGACTGAGTCTTAATGCTTTAGAAGGTGATTTGCCCTCAGGCATTCAAGCTTCTGATATTTATAAAACCCTCGCCCTCATCGGGGATAAAACGGGACCTCTGATTGGGATTATCCCTTTGACAGAACACTTGTCTGAAAAGCAACTGGCAAAAGTCTCTGGTAATAAGAAAGTCGCTATGATTCCTCAAAAAGACTTGCAAAAGACAACTGGCTACGTTCACGGGGCAAACAATCCTGTTGGGATTCGTCAAAAGCATTCCTTTCCTATTTTTATTGATGAAACAGCCCTCGAGAAGGGACAGATGATCGTCTCTGCTGGTGAGATTGGACGTTCTTTTCAAATCGACAGTCACACCTTAGCCGATTTCGTTGGAGCAAGCTTTGCTGATTTAAAGGAGAAAAAATGA
- the thiT gene encoding energy-coupled thiamine transporter ThiT, with product MSKNTNVKYLIEAAIFAALAMALSFIPDFAGWFSPSYGAIPLVIFSLRRGLKYGLLAGLIWGLLHFALGKVYYLSMSQVFIEYILAFISMGLAGIFSDSLVKTLKEQKKPFALLIALMATILAVGVRYLWHFIAGVIFWGSYAPKGMSAIWYSFTVNGTSGLLTLLITLLALLLILPTQTQFFDPRD from the coding sequence ATGTCAAAAAACACAAATGTCAAATACCTTATCGAAGCTGCTATTTTTGCTGCCCTAGCAATGGCACTTTCCTTCATTCCAGATTTTGCAGGATGGTTTAGCCCCTCATATGGTGCTATTCCTCTGGTTATTTTCTCTTTGAGACGTGGGTTGAAATATGGATTGCTTGCGGGACTTATTTGGGGACTATTACATTTTGCACTTGGAAAAGTTTACTATCTCAGCATGTCCCAAGTCTTTATCGAGTATATTTTAGCCTTTATTTCAATGGGATTAGCAGGAATCTTCTCTGATAGTCTTGTCAAAACCTTAAAAGAACAAAAAAAGCCTTTTGCCTTGCTTATCGCCTTAATGGCTACTATCTTAGCCGTTGGGGTACGCTACCTCTGGCACTTTATTGCAGGTGTTATTTTCTGGGGAAGCTATGCTCCAAAAGGGATGTCTGCCATCTGGTATTCCTTTACTGTCAATGGAACTTCTGGATTGCTTACTTTATTAATCACGCTTTTGGCCCTCTTGCTTATCTTGCCAACCCAAACTCAATTTTTTGATCCAAGAGACTAA
- a CDS encoding glycoside hydrolase family 25 protein → MRRRIKPIVVLVFFALLAMVLIIGKLHANQAKQKELEQAKANIPIATSSSTKPSTSETEDFVLNPIIDVSGWQLPEEIDYDTLSHNISGAIVRVYGGSQITAHNNAAFTTGIDKSFKKHIKEFQKRDVPVAVYSYALGRSAKEMREEARAFYKNAAPFNPTYYWIDVEEVTMKDMNKGVKAFREELKKLGAENVGLYIGTYFMAEQEISTKGFDAIWIPTYGSDSGYYEAAPNTTLDYDLHQYTSQGYINGFNHPLDLNQIAVTKDTKKTFEKLFGKIKN, encoded by the coding sequence ATGAGAAGAAGAATAAAACCTATTGTTGTGCTCGTCTTCTTTGCGCTACTGGCAATGGTATTAATCATTGGAAAGTTACACGCTAATCAAGCGAAACAAAAAGAGCTTGAGCAAGCAAAGGCTAATATTCCTATTGCAACCAGTAGTTCAACTAAACCAAGCACAAGTGAGACTGAAGACTTTGTTTTAAATCCTATTATTGATGTTTCCGGTTGGCAACTCCCAGAAGAAATTGATTATGACACTTTATCACATAACATCTCTGGGGCAATTGTTCGTGTCTATGGAGGGTCACAAATCACAGCCCATAATAATGCGGCTTTTACCACCGGAATTGACAAATCTTTTAAAAAACACATCAAGGAATTCCAAAAGCGTGATGTCCCTGTGGCTGTTTACAGCTATGCCCTTGGACGCAGCGCCAAAGAAATGCGAGAAGAAGCAAGAGCCTTCTACAAAAATGCCGCTCCTTTTAATCCAACTTATTATTGGATTGATGTCGAAGAAGTGACGATGAAAGATATGAACAAAGGTGTTAAAGCATTTAGAGAAGAACTTAAGAAACTAGGGGCTGAAAATGTCGGTTTGTATATTGGGACCTACTTTATGGCTGAACAAGAGATCTCAACAAAAGGTTTTGATGCCATTTGGATTCCCACTTATGGTAGCGATTCAGGTTATTACGAGGCCGCTCCTAATACAACTTTAGATTACGATTTGCACCAATACACTTCACAAGGCTACATCAACGGTTTTAACCATCCCTTGGATTTGAATCAAATTGCTGTAACTAAGGACACTAAAAAAACGTTTGAAAAACTCTTTGGAAAGATTAAGAACTAA
- a CDS encoding ECF transporter S component: MSTKVVSRIAVMSALCVVLRIAFSSLPNVQPVTAIFLVYLLYFGLAEASLVMMLCLLSSSFLLGFGPWVFWQITCFAFILLLWRYIFYPLTLKVKRHQIIYQAVFAGFGGFLYGVLIDTCFAYLYSMPWWSYVLAGMPFNIAHALSTLVFFPVIMMLFRRLIGEQRI, translated from the coding sequence ATGTCAACTAAGGTTGTTAGTCGAATCGCTGTGATGTCTGCCCTTTGTGTAGTACTTCGCATTGCTTTTAGTAGTCTTCCTAATGTCCAGCCTGTGACGGCTATTTTTTTAGTATATCTTCTTTATTTTGGGTTAGCAGAAGCTAGTTTAGTCATGATGTTATGCTTATTGTCCTCATCTTTTTTACTTGGCTTTGGTCCCTGGGTTTTCTGGCAAATCACGTGTTTTGCTTTCATTCTCTTGCTTTGGCGGTATATCTTTTATCCCTTAACGCTGAAAGTAAAACGCCACCAAATTATCTATCAGGCTGTTTTTGCTGGCTTTGGGGGATTTCTTTATGGGGTGCTGATAGATACTTGTTTTGCGTATTTGTATAGTATGCCTTGGTGGAGCTATGTTTTAGCAGGGATGCCCTTTAATATAGCGCATGCTTTATCAACTCTCGTCTTTTTTCCAGTTATTATGATGTTATTTAGGAGGTTAATCGGTGAACAAAGGATTTAA
- a CDS encoding DUF4430 domain-containing protein — translation MNKGFKTGFLALVAMLLVACSQGTKQTQTPSVPKSDHHVRLVVKEDTNTVDEKVSFEEGDTVLEVLKDNYEVKEKDGFITAIDGIEQDTKANKYWLFKVNGKMADKGADQITVKDGDSIEFYQEVFK, via the coding sequence GTGAACAAAGGATTTAAAACAGGATTTTTAGCACTTGTTGCTATGCTACTAGTGGCTTGCTCGCAAGGAACAAAACAAACACAGACTCCAAGCGTCCCCAAATCAGACCATCACGTTCGCTTAGTTGTTAAAGAAGACACCAATACTGTTGACGAAAAAGTTTCTTTTGAGGAAGGAGACACAGTGCTTGAGGTCCTCAAAGATAATTATGAGGTCAAAGAAAAAGATGGCTTTATCACTGCTATTGATGGTATTGAACAAGATACGAAAGCTAACAAATACTGGCTTTTTAAGGTCAATGGAAAGATGGCAGATAAGGGTGCCGATCAAATTACTGTTAAAGATGGTGATAGCATTGAATTTTATCAAGAAGTTTTTAAATAG
- a CDS encoding glutathione peroxidase — MPNLYDFTVKAQDGSDISLINYKEKVVLVVNTATKCGLTPQYQALQALYDTYHDKGFEVLDFPCNQFLNQTPGEAEEINRFCSLTYHTTFPRFAKIKVNGKDADPLFTWLKEEKSGPLGKRIEWNFAKFLIDQNGQVIKRYSSKTNPKLIEEDLKALLG; from the coding sequence ATGCCTAATCTCTATGATTTTACGGTTAAGGCTCAGGATGGCAGTGACATCTCACTAATTAACTACAAAGAAAAAGTGGTTTTGGTCGTGAATACAGCTACCAAATGTGGGCTAACCCCGCAATACCAGGCCTTGCAAGCACTATATGACACATACCATGACAAGGGATTTGAGGTCTTAGATTTTCCTTGCAACCAATTTTTAAATCAAACTCCAGGGGAAGCCGAAGAGATTAATCGCTTTTGCAGCTTAACCTATCACACTACTTTCCCTCGCTTTGCAAAAATCAAAGTAAATGGTAAAGACGCTGATCCTTTGTTTACCTGGTTAAAAGAAGAAAAAAGTGGGCCCCTTGGGAAACGCATCGAATGGAATTTCGCTAAATTTCTCATTGACCAAAATGGTCAAGTCATTAAACGCTATTCCTCAAAGACAAATCCTAAACTAATTGAAGAAGACCTTAAAGCACTTCTTGGTTAA